TCATaagaagatataaatttaagtttgatgCTTGGAATCACTTTTtaataatgtatattattttatgagatgatgatgattgCAATAATAATGGAGAGAACGAACAAGAGAACAAAGAATCTTCGTGTGTGATCTAGTCTATTTGATTCCATCTCGATTTATTAtgttaattcaatattttaacaaGTATATTCAAAGTAATATGCCTAATTCTCTTGTTTTGACTTACAATCATTGTgttgaaatataattacaaaaaaggtCCTAATTAAAGTCCAAAgaaatttccttttcattcattcatatcattaaactaatttaaacaGCTTAATTAGCATATAATCCAATTTCGTTGCAGATTATTAAAGTGGATTCAATATGATAATTAAGTGTGGTTGGCGTTATAACTAAATATTGTTGTGCATGTCATTAAGGTCTTAATCAACGTCATTATCTTTGgtctttattaattattgtgtTTGTCACTATCATCGAGCATCATCACCaagtattcttttttataatgaatATGAGCAAATTTACCCCaaaagtttatataataaGCTAGAGCcacttctaaaaaaaatgaatacaacCAAAATACAACGATAGTAGTTTAATTAACCCATAAGTAAATCCAAATCtgtaaaaaataagaatatataaaacatattatactttaatgaaaataagaaagtgttggtcatatatattatcttgAATCcagtgtgtatatatatattgctgCTTGATTTGGTTTCGTCGTTGgatctataaattttgaacatCAAATTTCATGTTGTTatatgttaataaataataatgttaagaAAGGGACAAATGAAATGTTTATGTATTAAAAAACGAgcttatgaaaaaataatggCAGACAATGAAACATAATGTAAAAGTTGCAGAAGATGAACAGcttcatatacatatatatatatatatatatatatatatatatatataatatatatatatattttatatattttctctgtCTCTTGTAATATATGGAATCTGGATTTCTACCTAAGTCTAATACCTATACATAACCTATATGGTAGCTGTCTAGTtgtgataatatatatatttatatgtttccaaaaactatattataaaattgcaTCCTTTCTTGTCCACAAGTCATGCAATGCATCGAGGGTTTTGATATATAAAGATTGAAATCTTTGTATCTCAATTTAAATCTTGATTTGGTTTTATTCTACATgtcgttaatttttttaataaatattagttgAACATGTCGACAATATGCGAACCTTTGACGAGAATGTATATGGTTgagaaattagaagaaaacaacaaaactatgaaataaaataatttaggcAGAAAACTTATTAAAGACtataaaattcttaaaaagttaaatatgaaaagagaACTTTGTATTTCAATAGCCATTTCCACAACTTTTTATCTTAGAAAAAGGAAGTAATGATTTTCTTATCCATTTGATATTTGGTGAcatatattattctttgatatgttaatattttctaaatatggATCTCTCAAACTTGAGAAAGGATTCATTTATTGGCACTTGGTAGAGTTACTATTTAGAGTGGCATCatttaaattcttataaataaataagtggGAGAATACTATACCTTATCAAACTCTCATCTAGTTTGTCGTGTATTCATTTAGCTTTAGCTTGATTTTTTGTATAAAGAAGTATTTATTTCGACAGATCAATAATATGCTTATCTTACTTAGTATATTCATAATTCACGATCAATCTCATACTCTCATCTATTTTAGCGTacaatcattttaatttggctttttatataaaagatcACTTATCTTATCCAATTAGATACAATCATTTCAAGTTGAGTAAAGTTTTACAAACCAATCATAATTGGTATATCCATCATTCTAATTTAATGCATTATATACATCATAGTAGATAAGTTTAATTAACATGCTCTGTTACACATGTGATTTCACTCATAATctacacatatatacacaatctttttaattaaaaagacaCCCATAAAAAAACCCAAAGGAAAAATGGGTTAATTTTTCCAAGGTAATAAGAGAATGTATAGAACAGAAATAGAAGTGGGACAAAAACATATGCAAATTTAATGCCAACAAATGGCTTGAAATCCAACTGTACTGTTGGAATTGCAGAGAAggaaatttgatatatatatattacaagtGTACTTTGAATGTaccatatttatataatgtaCATTCAacacacaaatatatcaacaTCAATGAATATCTCTAGGCCCTacttcctatttttttcttcttacatctaattctaatatttctttttggtatTTAATTTCTACGTGCTTACTCCctatatgtgtgtgtaaataatatatatactccACTCCATTTCACCCAACTTGGTTGGGTGGGTACCTAGATTCTTTGTATTCATTCCAATTACTTTCTAATTTAGTGGAAAGAGGATCCACTTTTCcctttcataaatatatatatatatatataaatgttaattaaatatggtagatttgttggtaattattcttttagatTATGAGAAATTTGGCAACTTGGGTGTCCATTTTTTAAGTGGGAGATTAATGGGGTTagatcaattaattatattttagttcacACGCATGTACGTACGTGGCTATAGCTGGAAAATTCATGGTAACTCATCAAGAAACTTCcaacataattaatataaacatgtagattatatattgtttatttaattttttttttaatgggtGATATATATAGTGAGGTTCTTGGCAATTTACTTGTTTGACAAAAATCCcttcctttttatttcttctatgttaataataatattcctTATTAGAGAGATGGAGAAACAAAGACAACTGTGCAAAGAAGTGGACAACACATGGACCTCTCTGCTTGAATCATTCATATACTCACAAACCTCAACAGTAACTTCTAATTATTCACATATATCTTCTATCTCTCTCATTTCTATACCACTTCCCAATTCTTTATCTtcatatcatatattaaattttttataaaaataaatgtccCAGAAAACCTCCCACTActatcataaatatataaaaacgatggactagaaaaaaaataacttttattttctaatattttgtcaaaaaccCAACATAGTAATATATACTACATTGAATTAGAGATTATATTTATGTGGTAATGATATTGAGATGGTTTGATTGAATGATATTAGACAAAATAATGTAAGATGGTTGCTTATTATAATAGTATCATTGAGAATGAATCAAAATGGGATGGCTTTAAGGTGTAAAAGGAAGCATAGATTAGTGTATAATTAGAGAAGTCAAGACAATAATGAAAGggattaaataaattaaataggaGGCCAATGTCAAATTAATGAAAGGTGTTCCAAGTTTGATTTGTATAGAGtacaattaaacaattaaGTACGTCAATTTCACACATCtaactatattttgttttacaaaaaTCAACATTAATTATTGTATGCGGGTGTGAAAGCTTGGTTTGAAGTCTTgataataaaagattttaaaaatcatgTCCCATGTCTCATACAACTTCGAAataaatatggaaattaatagtagaaatgaaatttcatgAAAATACTAGTAATAACAacatgaataaatatttaggaaAGGGAAGGTAGATGTTTTGTGATTGACTTAGAAAGTCTACTACTCTAAAAGTGGTTATTTagacataaataaaaaagaatataatcaCATCGTATTATGAGTTAATTAAATGTaatagaaaaaagttaaatttaaaattgggaaGAGAGGGGGAGGGGGTGAGAGAGTGTGGAATGCATGGCCCACTTAAACCGGTTGAAAATGGAGTTTAatcaatgaataaaataataaataaaggaaagatTAAGAGGGAATGATTGGATAATAAAATGGTAATATGATTATGGAGATGGATTAGGTTTAGGGGTGACGTAAGTTGAAAGTGGAGGTGTTGTTTGAGATAATTACGATTATACCAATAATATGCAAATGGCAGAGTTTACATGCCCTGCCAATTCATCAACCACCATGCTCCTACCCCTATTTACAATTATTCTTCAacataaaaagagagagaattggtgaagggaagaagaagtaaATTTTTTGAGAGGCTAAGGGTAGGACTGCGGTGGCAGTTTTCTGAAAGGGAAGGGCAGGGGGTAGGGGTAGGTGTCCTTAATCAAAAATCTAGCCACCCTTTTCGTGGCAAAATCTTATCCCTCTATAActatcataaaattaaaccatcatcatcattgccccttaaaaaacaaactaccATCCTCCACACCATACACATCCTCAACCTCAATTCGATTGtattatattgattttgttatgtatttaaaaattagagcTTAgtttggaaaatggaaaagggtTGGAAAAGCATTAGAGCTTAGTTTAAGAAATGCGTTTATCCAACTACTCAtctatcaaaatataaattgtagGAGCATTCCATCCAACCCGCCCGCGTCCCAAtaactctttcttcttcacacacacacacacacacataggtatatttataacaaattcacAGCCATCATGCTCATGACATGAACCAACTTTCATCTAATTGGCTTCAAACATTACCCACTTCGAAAACGAACTACGAGTAAAATTTACAATTAGGTAACGTATTGAATAACCATTCATTCTCTTCTAACAACTATTTAAATGGttattaattcataaattacaaataaatagaTGCGGTaattaaaacccaaaaaagaaaaagaaactgaaaaGGAGTAATGATTATCGAAGGTGGTGATGATAGGGGGAGGTCTGGTTTCATAgaaataaatgattaaaaaccAATGAGAACCCATTTAAAATCATCACACTGCGCAGCCTTAGCCGCcatttcctcttcctctttaaaaccttcttcttctctctctctctattttatttctcttttctctttttgtgtTCCAATTctaatatcatttattattagtaGCCCCTACTACTaccgtttttttttctttttctcgtctatttaattttataatatggaagaattattgtttttcattgTAGAAAATAggattagagagagagagagagagagagaggctGAAATTAAGGTATTTAAAGAGTCATCCGTCATCGTATAGTTATTAATAGATAGCATCATTGAGGAATCCTGTGCCAtgataaatactattttttaaaaaaaaaaatctttctattaatattattaaaattaattaatgtaacGAAAAagggcaaaaaaaaaacaaaaaaaaaaaaaaaaaaaagggaaaggaaagaaaagaaaggtcACACCCTCCGTTTTGCAAGTCAGACAGTTTTTCATATGTGCTCCGTTTTATAAAAACCcctatttctctcttctttcaacTTCCCCCTCCCCCcatatactaaaattaaaatccctCTCTCGCCCTTTTGTTTCTTACAACCCACGTTATTTGGATTGGATATCATATTTCCCTGCCTCGAAAAACCTGCCCTCACTGTGACACTGCGAGGGACTTCATCCTATATAAACCACTTCTCTTCTCTGCTCTGTTTCGTCTTCAAATTAATTCGTATATCTGCATGtgtgttttccttttctttctacaCTCACAatgataagaaagaaagattcCATGATAGTGATTAGAGAGTTCGATCCCAGTAAAGATTGTATAGCCGTTGAAGATGTAGAACGAAGATGTGAAGTCGGACCAAGCGGCAAACTCTGTCTTTTCACCGACCTCTTAGGTGACCCAATTTGCAGGGTCCGCAACTCCCCTGCTTTTCTTATGCTGGTATTTccctccttttccttttttctcaatCCCCTTtgtccttttccttttaactctctctctctctcttttttcaaataaatgcCAACCTtattggtttttctatttggtGTTGGTTACGTTTCTCTATCTTACAGTGGGTTTTTTCTTTCCGTTTCAACAGGTGGCGGCGACCGCCGATCAAAACGAAATAGTGGGCATGATTAGAGGTTGTATCAAAACCGTTACATGCGGTCAAAAACTCTCTCGATCTGCTATCCCTAACTCCGATCATCAACCTCCCAAACACCTCCCTGTTTATACTAAACTCGCTTACATTTTAGGCCTTCGGGTTTCTCCTGCTCATCggtatgtatttgtttttctttttgtttgtttgtttgttttcttatgttatataaaatataatacgtTGTATTCATGGTGGGTGGGtgtttttttgtgttttcagAAGGATGGGAATTGGGATTAAGCTAGtaaagaaaatggaggaatGGTTCAGAGAGAGTGGTGCAGAGTATTCGTACATAGCGACGGAAAAGGACAACGTAGCTTCGGTTAATTTGTTCACTGAAAAATGCGAATACTCCAAGTTCCGTACACCGGCCATCCTTGTCAACCCTGTCTTTGCACATCCAGTCCCTTTGTCCAAACGCGTCACTATCCTTCCACTCTCACGCTCCGACGCCGAGATTCTGTATCGCCGTCGTTTCTCCACCACTGAGTTTTTCCCCCGCGATATTGACGCCGTTCTTAACAACCCCCTCACTCTCGGCACCTTCCTTGCTATCCCACGTGGCACTTACACCCCACACACCTGGCCCGGTTCAGACCGTTTCTTAGTCGACCCGCCCCAATCTTGGGCGGTTCTCAGCGTTTGGAACTGTAATGACGTGTTCAGGCTCCAAGTACGTGGAGTTTCACGCCTTAAGCGGAGTTTCGCTAGGACGACACGCGTTTTGGACAAGGCCTTTCCATGGCTTCGTCTCCCCTCCGTTCCGGAGCTTTTCTCGCCCTTTGGGTTGCATTTTATGTATGGTCTCGGCGGCGAAGGCCCCGATGCTGAGAGGATGTTGAAGGCTCTTTGTGGGTATGCGCATAATCTGGCGAAGGAGAAAGGGTGTGGAGTGGTGGCCACGGAGGTTTCCGCCGGAGAGCGGCTGAGAACCGCCATTCCGCACTGGAAAATGCTGTCGTGTGAGGAAGATCTTTGGTGTATTAAGCGGTTAGGTGAAGATTTCAGCGACGGCTCCGTGGGTGATTGGACTAAATCTCCGCCTGGCATGTCCATTTTCGTCGACCCTagagaattttgaaattctagTTCTCTCTAATCTCCTTCCGTTTCAATGTCCATTTACATCTCCACCACTAAATTACCAGTTACCCTTTTTGTTTTccctaaaagaaaattgtaccttttttttttttcctttctggTTGTAGGATTAGAAGGGTGGAGATTTTATgtgaaaaagcaaaaagaaaatgggggaaaaggaaaggaaaaaaaagagagataatAGATATGGCTTTTTATTGTAAAAGAGAATATCCCTAacctttatttaattttttttttgtttgactttTAATTTCCTGTCTCTCTCTTGTCCTTTAAAACTTTACATTTTGTTATTGTAATGTATAAATGGAAGCGGCCTTTTAagattttttccttttaagttGATAGCAAAAACTTTATAAGAACGAATATACACACACTCGtacataaacattaaaaataactatttatagaaattataattaaccaattttgaaaaagaaaaaagaagaagtaaaatttgagATAATAGAAATGAGTAGGGAGGGTCGcataagaaggaaaaaaacgttatccaaagagagagaggggcAAAATAGTAATTATGAATTGAGGAAGTGGAAGCGAGATTCTTGTTGTGAAAAAAAGCATTTGAAAATGGAGGTGAAAGTGATGGCAACTCTACTTCTTGCGGTTTTGAACTTTTCCATTAAGACATCCCAACCCCATCCCCATTCTTCTAAGGTCgcctttttttatatatatataaataaaataaaataaatctgATATGATAAATACTGAagtttttatgaaattagttctaaaaatataataataatatatagttgaaaTGAAGGTAGAGATTTAGAGAATGAATGAGGAGTTGTCTGTCACGGGAGGAGGCCACTGAAAAACCATTAAAATGATATGATTGAAAAAGTAAGATCTGGTtaagataacaaaattgatggatatatatatatatatatatatatatatatagtgaaaGGCCGCAGCCTCCTCATCCACACCCACCTTGAAGTGCATGTATTCTTCATTATTcaaccaacaaaaaataatcccgcttttaatatatgatgaaTAATGtgaatattaatattttaacattcCATACGCATAATAGGTGTACGTGCCaacctttctctctctaaaaaaaccataagattcaaaatgatatttggtAAAATCAAATCCATACAAGTTACTTCAATCACTAATGACCCACTTAGATAAGGTTTGTTCATTTCATTTGAATAAGATATTATCTACTTAAtgagaatttttaaatcacCCATTCATCCAAAGAGTTtgaagtaaaattgaaaatttgtttacaAACTTCAATAATCGATTACATACTATCTAAAGTAAACTTATGTGAGATTTTTCTTGCACTTAAcgattgatttaattaatttttttaaaaatttatagattttctataattaaaattgaaactttgaagCTTGATTCATTTAAATGTctttaattatgatttattttctcatttcttaaATGAGTTAAAAGGAGTTGAATTATtagctaaattttaaatatattttagttgttaaaatttttctCACTCTtcaaatgtaatataatttgtaggtttaattttaaaccaattttataaaagatagaaagaacaatttatgtttgaaatgAATGGAACGGAGGgaactaaacttataatttagcgttatttattatttgtgtaaAAACCAACCATTCAATAATCCAACTCTCACATTTGAATTTGggatataaaataatgaatagaCCAAAATGCAAATCCAAGACTCCACGTTTcgagaaaaaggaagaaaatagataataaatcGGCCATTCCGTAAAacaaatcataataataaataaaaaagaaagtagggAATTATAGTgttttgtataatataattaagcaAAGCTTTAaggttgtttttgttgtataataatatttatttgactttgactaacatttatattattattcttttactaaaattccacaaataataataataataataataataataataataataataatattgttattattatcataagCAGTCAAGGTCTCAAAAGAAGGAATTGTTGAGAATTACTTTTACTTGGTAAAGCACACATCATTTTGCCTTCCATAAAAAGGTTTCCTGGAAATCCTCTcaagtatttttaatttaatttaatttaatttatgcatacttccaaaaacaataaaataaaattataaaatatgatgAGAGATGTCTTAATAATAAGGGGTAAAAGTGGATAACAGATTAATCTTTAATTACTAACACATAGTGACAAAGTAAGGTAGACCACTACACTTTTGGATTAGCTAATTCCAATTATTAACCCTAAACAACATTGACtccatattatattaatttggatACATATGTGCTCTCACTTCATTTCCAAATCCCTTCCTTTTACTTACTTATAAGCCACTCTTTACTCATTTTCCATATTCTATATAACCATGTCttgtttctaatatttttttatatatatatatgcataccaatttgttgaaaatgtgtctaatataattttgtaaatcatatatgtgttttaaaaacaatttcacTTTACTAAAATGaagatgattaattttttaatctaatacatattattttaagtaGAATTCATATGATGATACACATAGCAAAAGGCTCGTTGTTTTTTTCTGTTGCAAAttggtatatatttaataaaagtatatgTAGAATATATACAtgattaatatatgtatatgcaACTTGTAAAGTCTCATAATTAGATGTAGTATATGAAGTTTTTAATATGATCTCTTCATTATTTTGAAGAGCCT
This DNA window, taken from Cucumis sativus cultivar 9930 chromosome 6, Cucumber_9930_V3, whole genome shotgun sequence, encodes the following:
- the LOC101205672 gene encoding probable N-acetyltransferase HLS1, producing the protein MIRKKDSMIVIREFDPSKDCIAVEDVERRCEVGPSGKLCLFTDLLGDPICRVRNSPAFLMLVAATADQNEIVGMIRGCIKTVTCGQKLSRSAIPNSDHQPPKHLPVYTKLAYILGLRVSPAHRRMGIGIKLVKKMEEWFRESGAEYSYIATEKDNVASVNLFTEKCEYSKFRTPAILVNPVFAHPVPLSKRVTILPLSRSDAEILYRRRFSTTEFFPRDIDAVLNNPLTLGTFLAIPRGTYTPHTWPGSDRFLVDPPQSWAVLSVWNCNDVFRLQVRGVSRLKRSFARTTRVLDKAFPWLRLPSVPELFSPFGLHFMYGLGGEGPDAERMLKALCGYAHNLAKEKGCGVVATEVSAGERLRTAIPHWKMLSCEEDLWCIKRLGEDFSDGSVGDWTKSPPGMSIFVDPREF